The following proteins come from a genomic window of Actinomarinicola tropica:
- a CDS encoding TlpA family protein disulfide reductase encodes MAPATTSSTSGRRRVAVVVVVVVVAGWLGWTALRQPALPEFVASGEPVELPADRDFPAVSLEQFEGMLVGQQGRPVVVNIWASWCAPCRTEMPLLDEAARSYGSEVVILGVASKDDPEEAERFLDELGITYPNVFDESGQIRVALGLTAYPTTYVFGADGQLRARVNGGISEQRLAGLIEDALR; translated from the coding sequence GTGGCGCCAGCAACAACGAGCTCGACCAGTGGGCGGCGACGAGTCGCAGTGGTCGTCGTGGTGGTGGTCGTCGCTGGTTGGTTGGGGTGGACGGCGCTGCGCCAGCCGGCCCTTCCCGAGTTCGTGGCCTCGGGTGAGCCGGTCGAACTGCCCGCCGACAGGGACTTCCCGGCGGTGTCGCTCGAGCAGTTCGAGGGGATGCTGGTAGGTCAGCAGGGTCGCCCGGTGGTGGTGAACATCTGGGCCTCCTGGTGTGCGCCGTGTCGCACGGAGATGCCCCTGCTCGACGAGGCGGCCCGATCGTACGGGTCCGAGGTGGTGATCCTCGGTGTCGCGTCCAAGGATGACCCGGAAGAAGCGGAGCGCTTCCTCGATGAGCTGGGCATCACGTACCCCAACGTGTTCGACGAGTCCGGCCAGATCCGCGTCGCGCTCGGACTCACCGCCTACCCGACGACCTACGTGTTCGGTGCCGACGGGCAGCTCCGCGCCCGGGTCAACGGTGGCATCTCCGAGCAACGACTCGCCGGCCTGATCGAGGACGCGCTGCGGTGA
- a CDS encoding SHOCT domain-containing protein produces the protein MPALTASCRHDTRSSRSFPRGPPPSRAKEILEERYASGELSAEEYRERLDHLR, from the coding sequence ATGCCCGCCCTCACCGCGTCGTGCCGCCACGACACCCGCTCGTCTCGGTCGTTCCCGCGAGGACCGCCCCCGTCGCGGGCCAAAGAGATCCTCGAGGAGCGCTACGCCAGCGGCGAGCTCTCCGCCGAGGAGTATCGCGAACGACTCGACCACCTCCGATGA
- a CDS encoding four-helix bundle copper-binding protein: protein MATAKDMLETYPRSFNVDADTLASAIDALIECGSTCTQCADACLSEDDVAAMAKCIRLNLDCADICATTSRVLGRQTEYDANVTRSLLEACVAACKSCGDECQSHSEHMRHCAICAESCRRCESACQELLGAMA, encoded by the coding sequence ATGGCCACCGCGAAGGACATGCTCGAGACCTATCCACGAAGCTTCAACGTCGACGCAGACACACTGGCCAGCGCGATCGACGCGCTGATCGAGTGCGGGAGCACCTGCACCCAGTGCGCCGACGCCTGCCTGTCAGAGGACGATGTGGCGGCCATGGCCAAGTGCATCCGACTCAACCTCGACTGCGCGGACATCTGCGCCACGACCAGCCGAGTCCTCGGCCGCCAGACCGAGTACGACGCCAACGTCACCCGATCCTTGCTCGAAGCGTGCGTGGCCGCGTGCAAGAGCTGCGGTGACGAGTGCCAGAGCCACAGCGAACACATGAGGCACTGCGCCATCTGCGCGGAGAGTTGCCGCCGATGCGAGAGCGCCTGCCAGGAACTGCTCGGCGCGATGGCCTGA
- a CDS encoding cytochrome c biogenesis CcdA family protein, producing MISAPVALAFTAGMVATFNPCGFSLLPAYLGAFVAGDATELRADQRVMRAVGVAAAVSLGFVVVFATAGLVIDQLTSATRQRLPWVTIIIGAALVLAGIAMVLGWKPSIAVRGPDLASGRRGIAAMTAYGATFAIASLSCTIGPFLAVTGVALSQSTTLGIATHVAYALGMGTIILAISVFAALAHTTLIQAMRKLTRVMTRLGGALMIAAGGYAIWYGRWELGVYAGDLDADPIIDTIEDLRLRIVENIETIGAGRIALAVVLSAGLAVAAVRWNRAAGRHPDPDRSVPSA from the coding sequence ATGATCAGCGCCCCCGTCGCGCTCGCCTTCACCGCAGGCATGGTCGCCACGTTCAACCCTTGCGGCTTCTCACTGCTCCCCGCCTACCTCGGCGCCTTCGTCGCCGGCGACGCCACTGAACTGCGGGCCGACCAGCGCGTCATGCGGGCCGTCGGCGTGGCCGCCGCCGTGTCGCTTGGCTTCGTCGTCGTGTTCGCCACCGCCGGATTGGTCATCGACCAGCTCACCAGCGCAACCCGCCAACGCCTCCCCTGGGTCACCATCATCATCGGTGCGGCCCTCGTCCTCGCCGGCATCGCCATGGTCCTCGGCTGGAAGCCATCGATCGCCGTGCGGGGCCCCGACCTGGCCTCGGGTCGACGAGGGATCGCGGCCATGACCGCCTACGGCGCAACGTTCGCCATCGCGTCGCTGTCCTGCACGATCGGCCCGTTCCTCGCGGTCACCGGCGTCGCACTCTCCCAGTCGACCACCCTGGGGATCGCCACCCACGTCGCATACGCCCTCGGCATGGGAACCATCATCCTCGCGATCAGCGTTTTCGCCGCCCTCGCCCACACCACACTCATCCAGGCCATGCGCAAGCTCACCCGGGTGATGACACGCCTCGGCGGCGCGCTCATGATCGCCGCCGGCGGCTACGCCATCTGGTACGGCAGATGGGAACTCGGCGTCTACGCCGGCGACCTCGACGCCGACCCGATCATCGACACGATCGAGGACCTCCGCCTCCGCATCGTCGAGAACATCGAAACCATCGGTGCCGGACGCATCGCACTGGCGGTGGTCCTGTCAGCCGGCCTTGCCGTGGCCGCCGTCCGCTGGAACCGTGCTGCCGGCCGGCACCCAGACCCAGACCGGAGTGTTCCCAGTGCCTAG
- a CDS encoding BlaI/MecI/CopY family transcriptional regulator, giving the protein MSGRKLRSGELENQVLEVLWAAGEPMTPGAVHEVVAADRALAYTTVMTILTRLWEKDELTRRKDGRAYAYEPVVGRDQRVAQRMRAVLGAAEDHTLALNAFADSLPDEQRAALRKALGSRGPQR; this is encoded by the coding sequence ATGTCGGGACGGAAGTTGCGCTCGGGCGAGCTCGAGAACCAAGTGCTAGAGGTGCTCTGGGCGGCCGGCGAACCAATGACCCCTGGCGCGGTGCACGAGGTGGTGGCGGCCGATCGCGCCCTCGCGTACACCACGGTGATGACGATCCTCACTCGGTTGTGGGAGAAGGACGAGCTGACCCGCCGCAAGGACGGTCGCGCCTACGCCTACGAGCCGGTCGTCGGGCGCGATCAGCGGGTCGCCCAGCGCATGCGGGCGGTCCTGGGCGCCGCCGAGGACCACACGCTCGCCCTCAACGCGTTCGCGGATTCGCTTCCCGATGAGCAGCGCGCTGCCCTCCGCAAGGCACTCGGCAGTAGGGGTCCCCAACGATGA
- a CDS encoding DUF3105 domain-containing protein has protein sequence MSPHPQSKKAKAAKAKRAKARTTQEPDKPASMHEARLERQIEQRRHQARKGRLRRIRNTALGVVALGVVAGGGWLAFRPDPELAGVARPSNRGGGHVAAADYDSPTPTSGAHDARAPRCGTYREPLNPAMAVHGLEHGAVVLWYDAARPELADELIDATDEWDTHVIISANTGIDRPVVATAWGRIKAYDAADPEITEFVRTYRQRGPERLTCDR, from the coding sequence TTGTCGCCCCATCCCCAGAGCAAGAAGGCGAAGGCGGCCAAGGCCAAACGGGCTAAGGCACGCACCACGCAAGAGCCGGACAAGCCAGCATCCATGCACGAAGCTCGCCTCGAGCGCCAGATCGAGCAGCGGCGCCATCAAGCGCGTAAGGGGCGTCTGCGCCGCATCCGCAACACCGCCCTGGGAGTGGTCGCCCTCGGCGTGGTCGCCGGGGGCGGGTGGCTGGCCTTCCGGCCCGACCCAGAGCTCGCCGGGGTCGCCCGTCCATCCAATCGCGGTGGCGGCCACGTGGCGGCCGCAGACTACGACTCGCCGACCCCGACCAGCGGGGCCCACGACGCGCGGGCGCCACGGTGTGGCACCTACCGGGAACCGCTCAATCCGGCAATGGCCGTACATGGCCTCGAACATGGCGCGGTCGTCCTCTGGTACGACGCAGCGCGACCCGAGCTGGCCGACGAGCTCATCGACGCGACCGACGAGTGGGACACCCACGTCATCATCTCCGCCAATACGGGCATTGACCGACCAGTCGTGGCAACGGCATGGGGGCGGATCAAGGCCTACGACGCCGCCGACCCAGAGATCACCGAGTTCGTACGCACATACCGGCAGCGCGGCCCCGAACGCCTAACCTGCGATCGCTGA
- a CDS encoding beta propeller repeat protein, whose protein sequence is MTAFLVLVLAACGDSEGSTAGSGTEQADEGELVHVHDVLVGAGGSPVYLAAHTGLYELRDGEVVARSDHFDDLMAAAIEPDGTLIASGHPDLSTENLRIAGKPPLLGLVESDDGSTWTPRSLLGDADFHALVVTEGRLYGADSTSARVMVSDDGGHTWEPSAGDAQLLDLAINPADPDQMVGVDLDRGLAVSDDGGDSWAPMAGAPNLVDLEWTSSALVAIDAEGAILRSTDAGLTWTPAATLPGAEALGSDGTDVYAYAAPTALHRSGDDGESWSEVTP, encoded by the coding sequence GTGACGGCATTCCTCGTCCTCGTGCTTGCGGCGTGCGGAGATTCCGAGGGTTCCACTGCGGGCTCCGGCACCGAGCAAGCCGACGAAGGCGAGCTGGTCCACGTGCACGACGTGCTCGTCGGCGCTGGTGGATCACCGGTGTACCTGGCCGCACACACCGGCCTCTACGAGCTGCGCGACGGCGAGGTCGTCGCACGTAGCGACCACTTCGACGACCTCATGGCGGCGGCCATCGAGCCCGACGGAACCCTGATTGCCTCCGGGCACCCCGACCTGTCCACCGAGAACCTGCGCATCGCGGGCAAGCCGCCTCTGCTCGGCCTTGTCGAGAGCGATGACGGATCTACATGGACGCCCCGTTCACTCCTCGGCGATGCCGACTTCCATGCTCTCGTCGTCACCGAAGGGAGACTGTATGGAGCCGACTCGACCTCGGCGCGAGTGATGGTCAGTGACGACGGCGGCCACACCTGGGAGCCAAGTGCTGGCGACGCCCAGCTCCTCGACCTCGCCATCAACCCCGCCGACCCGGACCAGATGGTGGGCGTCGACCTCGATCGAGGTCTGGCCGTCAGCGACGACGGAGGCGACAGCTGGGCGCCCATGGCGGGTGCCCCCAACTTGGTCGACCTCGAGTGGACCTCCAGTGCGCTCGTCGCCATCGACGCCGAAGGGGCGATCCTGAGGAGTACCGACGCCGGCCTCACGTGGACACCGGCCGCCACGCTGCCGGGTGCGGAGGCATTGGGCAGCGACGGCACCGACGTGTACGCCTACGCCGCACCGACCGCCCTGCACCGCTCGGGCGACGACGGGGAATCGTGGAGCGAGGTCACCCCGTAG
- a CDS encoding M56 family metallopeptidase yields MTLVVSLGGLGLLLLPWLLRRRLAQLSPAEWTRATSVSLRIGLGLVQFGLLATAAPTVLGGVGAHKLADTCNQILGPPAPGGDLTGWASLGVLGWVLLTRWHARRHVRQVTDTTRIEAWLGSHTRADGFDLAVIPATRPLAYSVPGPNPQIVLSEGLHDAMTAEELAAVIRHETSHLRRRHHRELVLACEIEAVFARIPALARATSVLRLAVERCADEDAITRPEDRHDVRSALTKAAESIAGAVAAFTPADTILARLAALDHPQSINSTRRAQTVAMIGAPVTIGVAAAATWTLTSHHLLLGLLSFCLD; encoded by the coding sequence ATGACCCTGGTCGTCTCGCTCGGGGGCCTCGGCCTGCTCCTACTCCCGTGGCTGCTGCGGCGCCGCCTCGCCCAGCTCTCCCCCGCCGAGTGGACCCGCGCGACATCCGTGAGCCTCCGGATCGGGCTCGGGTTGGTGCAGTTCGGTCTCCTCGCCACCGCCGCACCGACGGTGCTGGGTGGTGTCGGCGCACACAAACTTGCCGACACCTGCAATCAGATCCTCGGGCCACCCGCACCCGGCGGTGACCTCACCGGCTGGGCCAGCCTCGGCGTGCTCGGTTGGGTGCTGCTCACGCGCTGGCACGCCCGCCGCCACGTCCGTCAGGTCACCGACACCACGCGGATCGAGGCCTGGCTGGGGAGCCACACCCGGGCCGATGGATTCGATCTGGCTGTCATCCCCGCAACCCGGCCGTTGGCCTACTCCGTGCCCGGCCCCAACCCCCAGATCGTCCTGTCCGAAGGCCTGCACGATGCCATGACCGCCGAGGAACTGGCAGCAGTGATCCGCCACGAAACCAGCCACCTGCGCCGCCGCCACCACCGCGAACTCGTGCTCGCCTGCGAGATCGAGGCCGTCTTCGCCCGCATCCCCGCCCTCGCGCGTGCGACCAGCGTGCTACGCCTCGCCGTGGAGCGCTGCGCCGACGAGGACGCCATCACCCGCCCCGAGGACCGCCACGACGTCCGGAGTGCTCTGACCAAGGCTGCGGAGTCCATCGCCGGCGCGGTCGCCGCGTTCACCCCAGCCGACACGATCCTGGCCCGCCTCGCCGCCCTCGATCACCCGCAGTCGATCAACTCGACCAGGCGCGCCCAGACGGTGGCAATGATCGGCGCGCCGGTAACCATCGGCGTCGCCGCAGCCGCCACCTGGACGCTCACGTCGCACCACCTCCTGCTCGGACTCCTGAGCTTCTGCCTCGACTAG
- a CDS encoding class E sortase, which produces MPCRVLGFLGRVLIASGVLVLLFVVYQLWGTSLVETRAQDSLEDDFATVLAAAEPPPPESEPSPAATAPTTSTSTSAPESLLPQEGSAVARLEIPAIGVDKIVVEGVSQRDLRRGPGHYPGTPLPGQAGNAAIAGHRTTYGAPFYRLDELEPGDVIRVTTREGEFEYKVTGNEVVAPTRVDVLDDFGDDRLTLTTCNPRYSAAQRLIVTARLDRPPAGSTDADDRPIPPVATPAATATPEALTAGSEIGGSLDDSSAALFPALLWGFATAGTAGVIWLAGRKWRRGTAYALGVVPFLIVLFVFFENLNRLLPPSV; this is translated from the coding sequence ATGCCTTGTCGTGTGCTCGGATTCCTAGGGCGAGTGCTCATCGCCAGCGGTGTGCTCGTCCTGTTGTTCGTCGTCTACCAGCTCTGGGGGACGTCGCTCGTCGAAACCCGCGCCCAGGACTCACTCGAGGACGACTTCGCAACGGTCCTCGCCGCAGCCGAACCGCCACCCCCGGAGAGCGAACCGAGCCCGGCAGCGACTGCCCCGACAACCAGTACGTCCACGTCCGCACCGGAATCGCTGCTGCCTCAGGAGGGGAGCGCTGTCGCCCGGTTGGAGATCCCCGCCATCGGGGTGGACAAGATCGTCGTGGAAGGCGTGAGCCAGCGAGATCTGCGGCGCGGGCCAGGCCACTACCCGGGGACTCCGCTGCCGGGCCAGGCCGGCAACGCTGCCATCGCCGGCCACCGGACGACCTACGGAGCCCCCTTCTACCGGCTCGACGAGCTCGAGCCCGGCGACGTGATCCGGGTCACCACACGCGAGGGGGAGTTCGAGTACAAGGTGACCGGCAACGAGGTGGTCGCACCCACGCGAGTCGACGTGCTCGACGACTTCGGGGACGACCGTCTCACCCTCACGACCTGCAACCCCCGCTACTCGGCGGCTCAACGCCTGATCGTCACTGCCCGTCTCGACCGACCGCCGGCCGGCTCGACCGACGCCGACGATCGCCCGATTCCGCCGGTAGCCACGCCGGCTGCGACGGCGACGCCCGAGGCCCTCACAGCTGGTTCGGAAATCGGAGGGTCGCTCGACGACAGCTCCGCAGCCCTGTTCCCAGCCCTGCTCTGGGGGTTTGCCACCGCCGGCACAGCCGGGGTGATCTGGCTGGCCGGACGCAAGTGGCGGCGCGGGACGGCGTACGCGCTCGGCGTCGTCCCCTTCCTGATCGTGCTGTTCGTGTTCTTCGAGAACCTGAACCGACTCCTCCCGCCCAGCGTCTGA